A single region of the Montipora capricornis isolate CH-2021 chromosome 13, ASM3666992v2, whole genome shotgun sequence genome encodes:
- the LOC138029504 gene encoding hemicentin-1-like — MTTGGVLNFTCVANNTLGTDRSTVSVTVNVSSSIQPISNKVITEGVNLTLSCHATGIPLPTVFWLKNSTGQHTNGTELVFRNIRRSEAGEYRCEARNPCGDASESATIDVQFKAEIFDFVANATTVCQNDIITLDCSAVGNPAIDTYLLYVDGVVDDSNRFGNWSRSMTTGGVLNFTCVANNTLGTDRSTVAVTVNVSSSIQPISNKVIIEGVNLTLSCHATGIPPPTVFWVKISNGQRTNGTELVFRNIRRSEAGEYRCEARNPCGDASDSATIDVQFKTEIVDFVANATTVCQNDFITLDCSAVGNPAIDTYLLYVNGVVDDSNRFGNWSRKLTTGGVLNFTCVANNTLGTDRSTVSVTVNVSSSIMPISNEVITEGGNVNLSCHATGIPPPTVFWVSISNGERTNGTELVIRNIRRSEAGEYRCEARNPCGNASESATIDVQFKAEIVDFVANATTVCQNDIVTLDCSAVGNSAVDTYLLYVNGVVIDSNRFGNWSRSMTTGGVLIFTCVVNNTLGTDRRTVAVTVNVSSSIMPISNEVITEGGNVNLSCHATGIPPPTVFWVSISNGERTNGTELVIRNIRRSDAGEYRCEARSPCGDASESATIDVQFKAKIVDFMANATSVCQNDLVTLNCSAAGNPAVDTYLLYVNGVVTDSNRFGNWSRSMTTGGVFNFTCVVNNTLGTDRRTVAVTVNVSSSIMPISNEVITEGGNVNLSCHATGIPPPTVFWVSISNGERTNGTELVFINIRRSDSGEYRCEARSPCGDASESATIDVQFKAKIVDFMANATTVCRNDVVSFNCSAASNPAVDTYLLYVNGVVIDSNGFGNWSRSMTTGGVFYFTCVANNTLGTDRRTVAVTVNVSSSIIPISNEVITEGGNVNLSCQAFGIPPPTVFWIKTSNGQPTNETELVFRNISRNESGEYRCEAWNPCGNASESATIDVQFKAEIVGFVANATTVCQNNLVTLNCSAVGNPAVYAYLLYVNGVVIDSNGFGNWSRSMTTGGVFYFTCVANNALGPDSRTVAVTVNGKCKACIEKI; from the exons ATGACTACTGGAGGAGTGCTGAACTTCACATGTGTTGCAAATAACACGTTGGGAACTGACAGGAGCACAGTATCTGTTACTGTTAATG TGTCTTCATCCATTCAACCAATTTCCAATAAGGTGATCACCGAAGGAGTAAATTTGACTCTGTCATGTCATGCAACTGGTATCCCACTACCAACTGTGTTTTGGCTAAAGAATAGCACTGGACAGCATACAAATGGAACTGAGTTAGTTTTCAGAAATATTAGAAGAAGTGAAGCTGGAGAATACAGATGTGAAGCAAGGAATCCATGTGGCGATGCTTCAGAGTCTGCAACAATTGACGTACAGT TCAAAGCAGAGATTTTTGATTTTGTGGCAAATGCAACAACCGTCTGTCAGAATGATATTATCACCTTGGACTGCTCAGCTGTTGGTAACCCTGCGATAGATACTTACCTGTTGTATGTGGATGGCGTCGTGGATGATAGCAACCGTTTTGGAAATTGGAGCCGATCAATGACTACTGGAGGAGTGCTAAACTTCACATGTGTTGCAAATAACACGTTGGGAACAGACAGGAGCACAGTAGCTGTTACTGTTAATG TGTCTTCATCCATTCAACCAATTTCCAATAAGGTGATCATCGAAGGAGTAAATTTGACTCTGTCATGTCATGCAACTGGTATCCCTCCACCAACTGTGTTTTGGGTCAAGATTAGTAATGGACAGCGTACAAATGGAACTGAGTTAGTTTTCAGAAATATTAGAAGAAGTGAAGCTGGAGAATACAGATGTGAAGCAAGGAATCCATGTGGCGATGCTTCAGATTCTGCAACAATTGACGTACAGT tcAAAACAGAGATTGTTGATTTTGTGGCAAATGCAACAACCGTCTGTCAGAATGATTTTATCACCTTGGACTGCTCAGCTGTTGGTAACCCTGCGATAGACACTTACCTGTTGTATGTGAATGGCGTCGTGGATGATAGCAACCGTTTTGGAAATTGGAGCCGAAAATTGACAACTGGTGGAGTGCTGAATTTCACATGTGTTGCAAATAACACGTTGGGAACCGACAGAAGCACAGTATCTGTTACTGTTAATG TGTCTTCATCCATTATGCCAATTTCAAATGAGGTGATCACCGAAGGAGGAAATGTGAATTTGTCATGTCATGCAACTGGTATCCCTCCACCAACTGTGTTTTGGGTCAGCATTAGTAATGGAGAGCGTACAAATGGAACTGAGTTAGTTATCAGAAATATTAGAAGAAGTGAAGCAGGAGAATACAGATGTGAAGCAAGGAATCCATGTGGCAATGCTTCGGAGTCTGCAACAATTGACGTACAGT tCAAAGCAGAGATTGTTGATTTTGTGGCAAATGCAACAACCGTCTGTCAGAATGATATTGTGACCCTCGACTGCTCAGCTGTTGGTAACTCTGCGGTAGATACATACCTGTTGTATGTGAATGGCGTCGTGATTGATAGCAACCGTTTTGGAAATTGGAGCAGATCAATGACAACTGGAGGAGTGCTAATTTTCACATGTGTTGTAAATAATACGTTGGGAACTGACAGGAGGACAGTAGCTGTTACTGTTAATG TGTCTTCATCCATTATGCCAATTTCAAATGAGGTGATCACCGAAGGAGGAAATGTGAATTTGTCATGTCATGCAACTGGTATCCCTCCACCAACTGTGTTTTGGGTCAGCATTAGTAATGGAGAGCGTACAAATGGAACTGAGTTAGTTATCAGAAATATTAGAAGGAGTGACGCTGGAGAATACAGATGTGAAGCGAGGAGTCCATGTGGCGATGCTTCAGAGTCTGCAACGATTGACGTACAGT tCAAAGCAAAGATTGTTGATTTTATGGCAAATGCAACATCTGTATGTCAGAATGATCTTGTCACTTTGAACTGTTCAGCTGCTGGTAACCCTGCAGTAGATACATACCTGTTGTATGTAAATGGCGTCGTGACTGATAGCAACCGTTTTGGAAATTGGAGCAGATCAATGACAACTGGAGGAGTGTTCAATTTCACATGTGTGGTAAACAATACGTTGGGAACTGACAGGAGGACAGTAGCTGTTACTGTTAATG TGTCTTCATCCATTATGCCAATTTCAAATGAGGTGATCACCGAAGGAGGAAATGTGAATTTGTCATGTCATGCAACTGGTATCCCTCCACCAACTGTGTTTTGGGTCAGCATTAGTAATGGAGAGCGTACAAATGGAACTGAGTTAGTTTTCATAAATATTAGAAGGAGTGACTCTGGAGAATACAGATGTGAAGCGAGGAGTCCATGTGGCGATGCTTCAGAGTCTGCAACAATTGACGTACAGT tCAAAGCAAAGATTGTTGATTTTATGGCAAATGCAACAACTGTCTGTCGGAATGATGTTGTCAGCTTCAACTGCTCAGCTGCTAGTAACCCTGCAGTAGATACATACCTGTTGTATGTGAATGGCGTCGTGATTGATAGCAACGGTTTTGGAAATTGGAGCAGATCAATGACAACTGGAGGAGTTTTTTATTTCACATGTGTGGCAAATAATACGTTGGGAACTGACAGGAGGACAGTAGCTGTTACTGTTAATG TGTCTTCATCCATTATACCAATTTCCAATGAGGTGATCACTGAAGGAGGAAATGTGAATTTGTCATGTCAAGCATTTGGTATCCCCCCACCAACTGTGTTTTGGATCAAGACTAGTAATGGACAGCCTACAAATGAAACTGAGTTAGTTTTTAGAAATATTAGCAGGAATGAATCTGGAGAATACAGATGTGAAGCATGGAATCCATGTGGCAATGCTTCAGAGTCTGCGACAATTGACGTACAGT tCAAGGCAGAGATTGTTGGTTTTGTGGCAAATGCAACTACAGTCTGTCAGAATAATTTAGTCACCTTGAACTGCTCCGCTGTTGGTAACCCTGCGGTATATGCGTACCTGTTGTATGTGAATGGCGTCGTGATTGATAGCAACGGTTTTGGAAATTGGAGCAGATCAATGACAACTGGAGGAGTTTTTTATTTCACATGTGTGGCAAATAATGCGTTGGGACCTGACAGTAGGACAGTAGCTGTTACTGTTAATGGTAAATGCAAAGCTTGCATTGAAAAGATTTAA